From the genome of Salmonella enterica subsp. houtenae serovar Houten:
GGACTGAATATCGCCCCGTTTATTACTCTCACCCGAGCGAACCGCCACGCGTTTAGCTTTACCGAGATTGAATCCCGTCTGGGTCTGCCGCTGTTCGTTAAGCCCGCTAACCAGGGCTCTTCAGTCGGCGTAAGTAAAGTCGCCAACGAAGCGCAATATCAGCAGGCGGTCGCGCTAGCCTTCGAATTCGATCATAAAGTGGTGGTAGAGCAAGGGATCAAAGGGCGCGAGATCGAGTGCGCCGTATTAGGTAACGATAGCCCGCAGGCCAGTACCTGCGGCGAAATCGTACTGAATAGCGAATTTTACGCCTACGATACCAAGTATATTGATGATAATGGCGCGCAAGTTGTCGTGCCTGCGCAGCTCCCTTCCGAGGTGAATGACAAGATCCGCGCGATCGCGATCCAGGCTTATCAGACGCTTGGCTGCGCAGGTATGGCCCGTGTCGATGTCTTTTTAACGGCAGACAATGAGGTGGTGATTAATGAGATTAATACGCTGCCAGGTTTTACCAATATCAGTATGTATCCAAAACTCTGGCAGGCGAGCGGCCTGGGCTATACCGATTTAATCAGCCGCCTGATTGAACTGGCGCTGGAACGCCATACGGCGAATAACGCCTTAAAAACCACGATGTAAATAACGCACGCCCGATAGCGCAACGTTTATCGGGCGTCTTTTACCTCATCTTCGCGCCGACGAATGATGAACCCCGCCAGCCAGAAGCTAATAATCCATGTTACCAGCCCAACGCCATAGGTTTGCCATCCTTTCGCCTCAAAACCCAGCAATCCTACGACGCCATTCAAAATAAAGATAAGGCCAATAGAGAAGGCATAGTAGTGCCAGTCACGACGAATTTTTACAGGCAAACGCATAACGACCCCGACGTATTAACAGCAACAAAAACGTATTTTTGCATACTTCTTGCGGGCGAGTCTGTGGGGGATACGGAATTTCTTAAATGTTAATTGATTTTGATAAAAGTGATCGTTTTGTGACAACTAACAAAAATTTACACGATGGATACATTCCTGATGTGAAATTACCAGGATTCTGATATTGACAAATACAATGACCTGTCAGACTTCACTGTAAGCCGATGGCATAACGCCAGATCGTAGCCGATCATCCTGGAGGTCTTTATGGCTGATTTCACTCTCTCAAAATCGCTGTTTAGCGGGAAGCATCGAGAAACCTCCTCTACGCCCGGAAATATTGCTTACGCCATATTTGTACTGTTTTGCTTCTGGGCCGGAGCGCAACTCTTAAACCTGCTGGTTCATGCGCCGGGCATCTATGAGCATCTGATGCAGGTACAGGATACAGGCCGACCACGGGTAGAGATTGGGCTGGGCGTCGGGACGATTTTTGGCCTGGTGCCCTTCCTCACGGGCTGCCTCATTTTTACCGTTATCGCCGCGTTTTTACGCTGGCGTCACCGTCACCAATAAACCTTAGCGCGCTGGCGAAAATATCCCAGCGCGAAATTTATCGCCCCATACACCGCGCCCACCGCTCATCAACTCGCTTAGCAAACCAGGCGGTCGTCAGCTTGCGCGTGATCTTCGGGCTTTCCAGTTGAATACCGGGCAACATTTCTCGCGCAAGCGTCCTGCCCGTTTTAGCCTCGGCCAGCTTATAGACTTTCTTGTAGAGCGCCGTTTTTTCAAACGCCAGGCTATCGCCTTTCTCCAGTTGACTGCGAATTTCACGCTCACTCATGCCCAACTGTTCTGCCAGTTTGCACGCCGCTAACTCTGTTTTGCCCGGTTCCTTGCTGTTATAACGAATCAGATCGCCATCCAGCGCCAGTTTTACACCGCTGGCTTTACTGACGGCATTCTGGAACGCGGCGTTACGGCTGGCATACCATCCGGCGTTGAAATCGGCGAAGCGGAAAACAGGCGCGCTGTAGTTCGCCGGGTAATTCAGCAAATGGTAGGTTCCAAACCACAATCCGCCACGGCGCGTAAAGACCTCCTGACGTACCGTACCCGCCATCTTCCACGGATAACCTTTAGCATGCTGTTCGGCAAAGGCGATGCTGACCTGCATCGGGCCCCCCGTATGCACCGGGTTATATGATCCAAATAGCGTCTGCCCCATAGGAACCATATTGATAAAATCGTCAAAAATAGCGCTAAGCTGTTTTTCGGTTCTTACCGTGTCCAGGCGTTCGCTATAGCTCTTACCGTTGGGGGAGTTAATTTTCAGCGCGGTGTGCACCAGAAACAGCGGAATGTGCAGTCGTTCAGCACGACGATCAATCTCCTGCCAGGCTATTTTACTTAGCCCCGGCACGACAGGATCCGCCTGATAACCAGACTCCTGTTGAGCGACAGCCAGCACCGAACAGATATTTTCTACCGTCGGCGCCAGCCCCTGACTCTTAAACGTTGTCGCGATATCTTTCGACCAGGCCTCTCTGTCTTTGACACTGGCTGGCATTTTCTGGCGTACTACGCTTGCAACGTCGACAGGCTTCTCGCCCTTGTTCACAGGCTGCCCGGATTGGCTACTACAGCCAGCCAATATTGCGACCGCCAGAAAAGGCAGAGGATAAAGACGGGACGCCGCCGACATAACGTTTCCTTCTGTTAGCTAAAAGAGTGGGTCACTTCCTGAACTGGCTGACCATCCAACTGGCGTTCAAAACTACGCAAACGTTTATAAATAGACATCAGTTCCACCAGCGTCGTCCAGGAGTTAATCAAATACTGGAACGAACCGCGCACCTGGCCAAACACGTTGGTGATTTGCGTCATCAGACCCAGCGTAATCGTACCGGCAACAATGGAAGGAAACAGCAGGAACAAACCGAAAACGTTATCAACCTGCAAATAGAGAATGCGCGCGATGTTGAAATACATATAGTGAAAGTAGAGACGGAAGTAGTTATGGCGCACCGCGCTAAACAGTTCACGGACGGTTGGCGGCGTGGCGCGACTGGAGTCATCTTCACCGTAGACCAGTTCCTTACGATAAGCGGCTTCCACTCGCTGATTTTTAAATTCCAGCCCCGGCAATTTGATCCCGACGACCGCCAACAGGCCCGTACCCATTAATGACCAGACGATGGCGGCAATGACCAGGCCGTAAGGGATATGTCCTACGACGGGTAAATCCGGCACATGCGCTGACAGGGTGACTAACACCGGCAGAAAGGCGATGAGCGTCATGATGGCATTGATAAAACTCACGCCCATATTCTCCAGTGTAGAGGCAAAACGCATGGTGTCTTCCTGCACACGCTGGGCGGCCCCTTCGATATGGCGCAGGTACTGCCAGTGCGCCATATAGTGCTCATTCATTGCGGTACGCCAGCGAAATACATAGTGGCTGACAAAGAAGTTGTTCAGCACGCCGATCACCACGGCGATAAGCGCAATACCGAGAAACACCCCCACTTCATAATAGAATTGACCAAGAGTTACCTTGTGCGGCGAGCTGAGCGCCGTTTGAATCAAATCATAGAACGGCGCGTACCAGGCGTTAACCGCGACGCCAACCTCCACCAAAAACCAGGTGACAAAAATAATGAGCGAGGTGCCAAGTATCGACCAGTACTGCCAACGGTGCGGGCTATAGATGAACCAGAACGTTGCAAATAAACCAACGCAAATCAGGTAATAAGCATAAAAAATCAGATAGTCCAGCGACCAGAATCGCGCTGCGCTGATAGGCACTTTATCGGATGCCCCCACAAGTCGCGCCACCCAATCTCCCCCTCCCGCCTGCCAGAAAATGACGGCGATCAGCGCCCAAACAAACGCCGACATGAAAAACGGCCCTGGCTTTGGGAAAAAAGATTTAAACATCATGCTCTCCTGCTAACTTCTTATCTTTATTACGGCTGCTGTGACAACGGCAATATCAAGCCATGCCCACGCAAATGAAAGGGCTAAACCAGGCATTGTGACCTACGTTGTGACGCTTAGTTCGCACTTCTGCTCAACAGAATTGTTTCGACGAGTTTCATACTAAGCAGGCAGGCTGGCGCTATCAGGTTATCACAAGCGCTCTATCACCAAAGTAAACATTCTCCATCACGCCCCCTCTGTTTTACCTGCCGTTACGTTTTCTCATCCACTTTTTTCTCTTTAACGCTTTGCAATGTACCGCCAGGTAGTATAAATACGCATAACCTCCGTTATTTCACTTATGGACATCACCGTTGAAACGTAGTCTGCTTTTTACTGCCACGCTGTTTGCGGCATCACTTACTTCTGTCCAGGCGGCTCAGCCGATTGCCGATCCGGTTTTTGCCTCTGATATCGTTGATCGTTATGCCGAGCATATCTTTTATGGTAGCGGCGCCACGGGCATGGCGCTGGTGGTGATCGACGGCAACCAACGCGTGTTTCGTAGTTTCGGTGAAACCAGACCGGGCAATAATGTTCGTCCACAGCTTGATTCGGTCATTCGTATTGCTTCTCTCACCAAGCTAATGACCAGTGAAGTGTTGGTAAAATTGCTTGATCAGGGAACGGTAAAATTAAACGATCCTCTCAGCAAATATGCCCCTCCCGATGCGCATGTCCCGACGTATCAAGGCACGCCGATTACTCTGGTCAACTTAGCGACCCATACCAGCGCGCTTCCGCGAGAACAGCCCGGCGGCGCGGCGCATCGTCCGGTATTTGTCTGGCCAACCCGCGAACAACGCTGGAACTGGATCTCCACAGCAACTTTAAAAGTAGCGCCTGGCTCGCAAGCGGCCTATTCCAATCTGGCGTTCGACCTGTTAGCCGACGCGCTGGCGACCGCCTCCGGCAAACCTTATACGCAACTGTTCGAAGAAAAGATTACCCGCCCGCTGGGAATGAAAGACACCACGTTTACCCCTTCTCCCGATCAGTGTAAGCGTCTGATGGTGGCAGAGAAAGGCGCAAGTCCCTGTAATAATACACTGGCAGCCATTGGCAGCGGCGGAGTCTATTCTACGCCAGGAGATATGATGCGCTGGATGCAACAGTATCTGTCGTCAGATTTCTATCACCGTAGCCACCAGGCCGATCGTATGCAAACGTTGATTTATCAACGCACACAGCTAAAGAAAATAATTGGGATGGACGTACCGGGTAAAGCCGACGCGCTCGGTCTGGGCTGGGTCTATATGGCGCCAAAAGACGGACGTCCTGGCATTATCCAGAAAACGGGAGGCGGCGGCGGTTTTATTACCTATATGGCGATGATCCCACAATATAATATTGGCGCTTTTGTGGTCGTAACCCGTTCTCCTCTCACTCGTTTTACCAATATGAGCGACGGGATTAACGATTTGGTTATTGAGTTAAGCGGCAATAAACCGATTGCTATTCCTGCATCCTGAGTCGTCGCGCCTCGCTATATAGCAGACGAGGCGCGACATTTTTATTAATATTCGGAGGGCAAACGGTTAATACTGATCAGTTTGCCTTTGTTCATTTCAATATAATTACCCTTACGCAGGGCCGCGAGTACTTCCGCCACCACCGATCGCGATACGCGCGTTCGTTGATGAATATAATTCATAACACCAATACGTGAGCGAAGTTCTTCATCCCACTCAATCATTGTTATTAACGTCGCCCGAATCTGGTCGTAAGAATTAGTGCCAATGAGCTGCTTGTCACGAAGTTCCAGTACCTGACTTTTCCATGCTAACCAGCAAAAGGCTTCACGCCATAGTTGATTCTGTTCAATGATGGCGAGAGTTTGTGATGATGAGAGGCGATAACCGATGCAGCCGCTTTCCGCAATTAATTTATATTGTGCCTCTTTTTTCGCCACACCGTCGGCTAAGCCGAAAATAAAGGGAGCCTGCACAATACCAATAAGAACTTTATCACCCCGGATCAACGAAACAACACCCTTTAAAATAACAAAGGTATGGGTATTACTTTCATCAGGTGAACAGATAATTTCTTTATCATTTACGAACTCGAAACGCGTACCATGCCTGGAAAGGCAGTTATCGAGTTTGCTGAATTCCTGTAGTGGTTTGCTTAAAGATAGCATAATGCATTCCTTGCAATAATGCCCGTCAGGTCCTTGACGGGCATTTTCAGTTTAAATTACCTTTATTTCTCCTGAGAGAAAATGATTACCAGGTATATTTAACACCAACGTTTGCAGACCAGTCTTGATCAACATCACCGCCACCGAGGTAGTTAGCATCGGTGTAGGCGCTGAAGTTCTTCGTAAAGCTGAACTGAGTACCCAGACCAACACGTACCGCGGAACCCTCTACGCCGTTGTCGATAGAATCGCCGTTTACGTCAGCATCGTTGTTGGAGTCGTCGTAAACGTAAGCCAGTTTAAAGTACGGCGTCAGCGCCTGATCGTCACTGTAAGTGAAGGTATAACCTGCATCTACACCGAGTTCATAACGCATGCTGTCGTAAGACTGACCGTCAACTTTCATGTCGTTGCTAAGCTGGTAGTCGTCGCCAGACTGGA
Proteins encoded in this window:
- the ddl gene encoding D-alanyl-alanine synthetase A, which gives rise to MEWVFKMAKLRVGIVFGGKSAEHEVSLQSAKNIVDAIDKTRFDVVLLGIDKTGQWHVNDAENYLQNADDPAHIALRPSAISLAQVPGKYEHQLINAQNGQPLPTVDVIFPIVHGTLGEDGSLQGMLRVANLPFVGSDVLSSAACMDKDVAKRLLRDAGLNIAPFITLTRANRHAFSFTEIESRLGLPLFVKPANQGSSVGVSKVANEAQYQQAVALAFEFDHKVVVEQGIKGREIECAVLGNDSPQASTCGEIVLNSEFYAYDTKYIDDNGAQVVVPAQLPSEVNDKIRAIAIQAYQTLGCAGMARVDVFLTADNEVVINEINTLPGFTNISMYPKLWQASGLGYTDLISRLIELALERHTANNALKTTM
- the yaiY gene encoding Putative inner membrane protein encodes the protein MADFTLSKSLFSGKHRETSSTPGNIAYAIFVLFCFWAGAQLLNLLVHAPGIYEHLMQVQDTGRPRVEIGLGVGTIFGLVPFLTGCLIFTVIAAFLRWRHRHQ
- the sbmA gene encoding transport protein yields the protein MFKSFFPKPGPFFMSAFVWALIAVIFWQAGGGDWVARLVGASDKVPISAARFWSLDYLIFYAYYLICVGLFATFWFIYSPHRWQYWSILGTSLIIFVTWFLVEVGVAVNAWYAPFYDLIQTALSSPHKVTLGQFYYEVGVFLGIALIAVVIGVLNNFFVSHYVFRWRTAMNEHYMAHWQYLRHIEGAAQRVQEDTMRFASTLENMGVSFINAIMTLIAFLPVLVTLSAHVPDLPVVGHIPYGLVIAAIVWSLMGTGLLAVVGIKLPGLEFKNQRVEAAYRKELVYGEDDSSRATPPTVRELFSAVRHNYFRLYFHYMYFNIARILYLQVDNVFGLFLLFPSIVAGTITLGLMTQITNVFGQVRGSFQYLINSWTTLVELMSIYKRLRSFERQLDGQPVQEVTHSFS
- the ampH gene encoding penicillin-binding protein AmpH, whose product is MKRSLLFTATLFAASLTSVQAAQPIADPVFASDIVDRYAEHIFYGSGATGMALVVIDGNQRVFRSFGETRPGNNVRPQLDSVIRIASLTKLMTSEVLVKLLDQGTVKLNDPLSKYAPPDAHVPTYQGTPITLVNLATHTSALPREQPGGAAHRPVFVWPTREQRWNWISTATLKVAPGSQAAYSNLAFDLLADALATASGKPYTQLFEEKITRPLGMKDTTFTPSPDQCKRLMVAEKGASPCNNTLAAIGSGGVYSTPGDMMRWMQQYLSSDFYHRSHQADRMQTLIYQRTQLKKIIGMDVPGKADALGLGWVYMAPKDGRPGIIQKTGGGGGFITYMAMIPQYNIGAFVVVTRSPLTRFTNMSDGINDLVIELSGNKPIAIPAS
- the yaiW gene encoding lipoprotein, which produces MSAASRLYPLPFLAVAILAGCSSQSGQPVNKGEKPVDVASVVRQKMPASVKDREAWSKDIATTFKSQGLAPTVENICSVLAVAQQESGYQADPVVPGLSKIAWQEIDRRAERLHIPLFLVHTALKINSPNGKSYSERLDTVRTEKQLSAIFDDFINMVPMGQTLFGSYNPVHTGGPMQVSIAFAEQHAKGYPWKMAGTVRQEVFTRRGGLWFGTYHLLNYPANYSAPVFRFADFNAGWYASRNAAFQNAVSKASGVKLALDGDLIRYNSKEPGKTELAACKLAEQLGMSEREIRSQLEKGDSLAFEKTALYKKVYKLAEAKTGRTLAREMLPGIQLESPKITRKLTTAWFAKRVDERWARCMGR
- a CDS encoding Putative inner membrane protein, producing MRLPVKIRRDWHYYAFSIGLIFILNGVVGLLGFEAKGWQTYGVGLVTWIISFWLAGFIIRRREDEVKDAR
- a CDS encoding protein yaiV; translation: MLSLSKPLQEFSKLDNCLSRHGTRFEFVNDKEIICSPDESNTHTFVILKGVVSLIRGDKVLIGIVQAPFIFGLADGVAKKEAQYKLIAESGCIGYRLSSSQTLAIIEQNQLWREAFCWLAWKSQVLELRDKQLIGTNSYDQIRATLITMIEWDEELRSRIGVMNYIHQRTRVSRSVVAEVLAALRKGNYIEMNKGKLISINRLPSEY